The genomic stretch CTTTTTTTGAGGGGTGTTTTATAGTTTTTAGTCGCATCAAGCCGATAAAACGCTTTGACGTGGGCCGTTAGCTCAATTGGCAGAGCAGTTGCCTCTTAAGCAATTGGTTGAGGGTTCGAGTCCCTCACGGCCCCCCAGATGATATGAAAAAGACAAAACGAACATCTGCAATTATTGCGACGTTGGCTGGCATCTTTGCCTTGCGAACCCTGAAGCTAGCCTACCAGCGCTCAAGGTTTGGCCACATGATCGAAAACGTCCTGGGTGGCTCCGATCAAACCGTCAAATTGAATCAAGACCTAGCTGATTCATTGCCCAAGACTAGTTTGAGTTTCCGCGGTAAGCCAGCCGATCCGATCAACCTAATGATTTTAGGTAGTACTAGCCACATCGAAGGTGCCTTTAATAGAGCCGGCTGGCAGCAGGCGGTACCGGTGAGTGCCTCCAACTGGTTCAAAGCATTTTGGTCCGGCTTGCTCAATCAACGCTATGCCGATGGCCCGATGACGCCATTTTATATTGCAACCACCCCGAATGATCTGCAGTTCCAAAAAGAATCGCCTAGCCAAGGTTTCCGTCAGCGTCATCACATTCGGCTCTGGCAAACTAACATGCGCTTGGTCGGCGGCACCGAAATTTGGTTGGCCACGGCCAGCTTTGATAAATCGCTGCGTTTTTACCGGGGCTTAGGCATGCCCTATCATCACATCGATCCAGACTTGGATGCCGAACGAGATTTTATCACTAGCGAGCTCGTGGCGGCTGGGGGCAAAGAGAGAGCTCGTTTTGCGATGACTGATAAATTGGATGGCCGTAACGTCTTCCACGACAAATACTTTACCGATGGCAAGATAGTCGTAGTTGATGTCGAGCAGGCTGCAGCGTGAAGCTGACCACCAGCGATCTAGATACCTACGTCAAAGAACGCCACCGGCGGCAAATCCAGTCTTTAGCAATTAAACCAATTTTGGCCGTAGCTATGGCCGGTGCAGATGCGGCTAGTGCCAGCTTTGTCCGGGCTAAAGAACACTATGGAGACGATATTGGTGTAACACTGCAAATCAAATCAACTCAAAAGCCGGTTGAATTAATGAAGCAAATTGAGACTTGGAACCAGCAAAAAGACATTTCTGGCATTATTATCCAATTACCCTTGCCCAGCGCCTTTGATACTGAAGCGGCCATTAAGTTAATCGCCGCCGCCAAAGACGTTGATGGGCTGAAGGCAGATAGCCCTTTTGATTCTCCTGCCGCCAAAGGGATTATGTGGTTGTTGGGCTCGTTGCCAATCTCGATCAAGTCTGCTTATGTCGCCGTGGTCGGTCAAGGCCGTTTGGTCGGTGCACCGATTAGTACCATGCTGGAGTCGAGCGGAGCCAAGGTTGAGCGCCTAGACGATGCTACTAAAAATCTAGCGGCCAAAACTAGAGCCTGCGATATTATTATCTCTGCCACCGGTCAGCCTGGATTAATAAATCGCTCGATGCTAAAAAGTGGCGTAATTGTTATTGATGCCGGTACGGCTGAGGCTAGCGGTAGCATCACTGGGGATGCCGACCCAGCCCTTTATGACGATCCGGATATCCAAGTTACCCCAGTACCTGGCGGGGTTGGACCGCTGACGGTGGCGGCTCTGTTTGATAATTTATTGATTGCCAGCCAGCTTTAAACAATCTGGGCAGAGACCGCTGATTTCAACGTGGTGCTCCAGCGGCCGAAAGCCCGCCACTTCAGCCACGCCAGCCAGTTGATATTCCAAGTTTGGGCTATGAATAACCTGGCTATAACCACAGCGGCTGCAAACCAAATGATGATGATGGGGCGAAAAGTCCTCGCCCAATTCTAGCCAGTCACCGCCCGGGCGATGGACGGTTTTGATGATACCAAGGTGGTTAAAGAGCTTAATAGTCCGATAAATACTGGCTCGATCGGCCCAGTTACCACTCAGAGCCACAATTTGATGGATTTGGACCGGTTCAGCCGCATTAACCAGAAAATCCAGTACCAACTTGCGGGGTTGGGTCAGGCGTAGTCCCCGCGAAAGTAACAATTTTTGCAATTTTTGACTAGGATCCATTGCAATAAGTATAGGCTATTGCGACTAAGTTGCAATAGCCTATGATGTATGCTAGGTTTGTGACCATGAAATCATCTGGAATTCGACCTTGCTAGTAGTCTTGTTGGCCTTTGCCACCTTTATTTCAACCATGTTGGGTGGCTATACGGCCCTTAAAAATCAGGATCGCCTGCA from Candidatus Saccharimonadales bacterium encodes the following:
- a CDS encoding LssY C-terminal domain-containing protein, encoding MKKTKRTSAIIATLAGIFALRTLKLAYQRSRFGHMIENVLGGSDQTVKLNQDLADSLPKTSLSFRGKPADPINLMILGSTSHIEGAFNRAGWQQAVPVSASNWFKAFWSGLLNQRYADGPMTPFYIATTPNDLQFQKESPSQGFRQRHHIRLWQTNMRLVGGTEIWLATASFDKSLRFYRGLGMPYHHIDPDLDAERDFITSELVAAGGKERARFAMTDKLDGRNVFHDKYFTDGKIVVVDVEQAAA
- a CDS encoding bifunctional 5,10-methylenetetrahydrofolate dehydrogenase/5,10-methenyltetrahydrofolate cyclohydrolase, translating into MKLTTSDLDTYVKERHRRQIQSLAIKPILAVAMAGADAASASFVRAKEHYGDDIGVTLQIKSTQKPVELMKQIETWNQQKDISGIIIQLPLPSAFDTEAAIKLIAAAKDVDGLKADSPFDSPAAKGIMWLLGSLPISIKSAYVAVVGQGRLVGAPISTMLESSGAKVERLDDATKNLAAKTRACDIIISATGQPGLINRSMLKSGVIVIDAGTAEASGSITGDADPALYDDPDIQVTPVPGGVGPLTVAALFDNLLIASQL
- a CDS encoding transcriptional repressor, which encodes MDPSQKLQKLLLSRGLRLTQPRKLVLDFLVNAAEPVQIHQIVALSGNWADRASIYRTIKLFNHLGIIKTVHRPGGDWLELGEDFSPHHHHLVCSRCGYSQVIHSPNLEYQLAGVAEVAGFRPLEHHVEISGLCPDCLKLAGNQ